A stretch of Chloroflexota bacterium DNA encodes these proteins:
- a CDS encoding AzlD domain-containing protein, producing MNPWPVFVGMALVTYLTRFAMMPFLSRELPGPLLRWLQLVPVAILTALIAPAVLVAGQRLVVGPRLPAAVVGAIVAWRTRSVLLTIIAGMLCYWAMVLLL from the coding sequence GTGAATCCCTGGCCGGTGTTTGTGGGAATGGCGCTGGTAACGTACCTGACCCGTTTCGCCATGATGCCGTTTCTGTCGCGGGAACTGCCCGGACCTTTGCTCCGATGGCTGCAACTGGTGCCGGTGGCCATCCTGACGGCGCTGATCGCACCCGCGGTTCTGGTGGCCGGCCAGCGGCTGGTCGTCGGCCCGCGGCTGCCTGCGGCGGTTGTCGGGGCTATTGTCGCGTGGCGCACCCGCTCGGTGTTGCTCACGATTATCGCGGGCATGCTGTGCTATTGGGCCATGGTCTTGTTGTTGTAA
- a CDS encoding AzlC family ABC transporter permease: protein MDAKHRTALLIRGFSDALPLVPGVVAFGLVYGVAARAVSLSPAETAGMSAIVHAGSSQFAALGMWASSDIGAIILTTLVINLRHLLMGASVAPYLRRLPLMWKALLALWMSDESYATAMAAYRQGRGGAWHFLGANLCIWIAWWPAGLVGALAGRAILDPTRFGLDMVFPLAFIGLAASFVRGRASVVAAAVAAASAVAGAIWLPGNWYIIGAGLLGSMAGFASLGAGRESA from the coding sequence ATGGATGCAAAGCATCGCACCGCATTGCTGATACGCGGCTTCTCCGACGCGCTGCCTCTGGTGCCGGGCGTGGTGGCATTCGGCCTGGTGTACGGGGTCGCGGCGCGGGCGGTCAGCCTCTCGCCGGCAGAGACGGCCGGCATGTCCGCCATCGTCCATGCGGGGTCCTCCCAGTTCGCCGCGCTGGGGATGTGGGCGTCTTCGGACATCGGCGCCATCATTCTGACGACGTTGGTTATCAACCTGCGCCACCTTTTGATGGGGGCTTCCGTCGCACCTTATCTCAGGCGTCTCCCGCTGATGTGGAAGGCGCTCCTGGCCCTGTGGATGTCCGACGAGTCCTACGCGACGGCGATGGCCGCGTATAGGCAGGGCCGCGGGGGCGCGTGGCACTTTCTGGGCGCGAACCTGTGCATCTGGATCGCCTGGTGGCCTGCGGGGCTTGTCGGCGCGCTGGCGGGACGGGCCATCCTCGACCCGACTCGGTTCGGCCTGGACATGGTGTTCCCGCTGGCCTTCATCGGCCTGGCGGCGTCGTTCGTGCGAGGGAGGGCGTCGGTGGTGGCCGCTGCTGTGGCCGCGGCGTCGGCGGTCGCGGGCGCCATCTGGCTGCCGGGGAACTGGTACATCATCGGCGCGGGGCTTCTTGGCTCTATGGCCGGTTTCGCGAGCCTGGGCGCGGGGAGGGAGTCGGCGTGA